A window of the Pseudomonadota bacterium genome harbors these coding sequences:
- the sucD gene encoding succinate--CoA ligase subunit alpha, protein MSIIIDNRTMVVIQGITGNEGMFHTRQMKEYGTKVAAGVTPGKGGQELESIPVFNTVKDAVAASGADASAIFVPPPYAADAILEAVEAGISTIVCLTEGIPTLDMILVKRYMKDKNTVLIGPNSPGIISPGKCKIGVMAGYIHKEGRVGIISRSGTLTYEVVHQLSKQGIGQSTCIGIGGDPVIGLKYVDLLRMFEEDTETDAIVLIGEIGGSAEEDAALYFQQYMKKPLVAFIAGVTAPPGRRMGHAGAIVDGMAGNAALKIKTLEDAGIIIVKNPSEIGQVVNSVLIRLNS, encoded by the coding sequence ATGAGTATCATAATTGACAATAGAACGATGGTTGTTATCCAGGGCATAACCGGAAATGAGGGCATGTTCCATACAAGACAGATGAAGGAATATGGAACAAAGGTTGCGGCGGGTGTTACGCCGGGCAAGGGCGGACAGGAACTTGAATCCATCCCGGTTTTTAATACAGTGAAAGATGCTGTTGCAGCTTCAGGCGCTGATGCATCAGCGATTTTTGTACCTCCTCCTTATGCTGCGGATGCAATCCTGGAAGCGGTTGAAGCAGGAATAAGTACAATTGTCTGTCTTACCGAAGGCATCCCTACACTCGATATGATATTGGTAAAGCGTTATATGAAGGATAAAAACACAGTCCTTATAGGCCCCAATTCGCCGGGTATTATCTCGCCAGGAAAATGCAAGATCGGGGTTATGGCCGGATATATTCACAAGGAGGGCAGGGTAGGCATTATTTCACGAAGCGGAACCCTTACCTATGAAGTTGTCCATCAACTTTCAAAGCAGGGCATCGGTCAGTCCACATGTATAGGGATTGGCGGTGATCCGGTTATAGGCCTCAAATACGTTGATTTGCTCAGGATGTTTGAAGAAGATACAGAAACCGATGCCATCGTGTTGATCGGTGAGATCGGCGGCAGTGCTGAGGAAGATGCTGCGCTGTATTTTCAGCAATATATGAAAAAACCATTAGTTGCATTTATTGCAGGAGTTACGGCGCCGCCCGGGAGACGAATGGGGCATGCCGGGGCTATTGTGGATGGCATGGCTGGGAATGCTGCTTTAAAAATAAAGACGCTGGAAGATGCCGGTATTATTATTGTGAAAAATCCTTCTGAAATAGGACAGGTTGTAAACTCAGTACTTATAAGATTAAATAGCTGA